One Branchiostoma floridae strain S238N-H82 chromosome 15, Bfl_VNyyK, whole genome shotgun sequence DNA window includes the following coding sequences:
- the LOC118432169 gene encoding telomerase reverse transcriptase-like, with the protein MGRQEKTDMSSTGTSINYKLQNLFKVLTYEKEAAPGMLGASVFGTNDIYKRWTDFVVKRKAAGCTDPLYFVKVDIQHCFDSIPQDKLLEVMASVLSRGCDYLIRRYAKVVATRKNVQCTFEKHIAVLDDFIPCFKAFVLLQNQSGKMYDAIAVDQVIQHHASPTVMLRQLQHHVQNNVIQIGGSYYRQISGISQGSCLSTLLCSFFYADMERRHLCGMDTDGLLLRLVDDFLLVTPHLDQATAFLCTMLDGIPDYGCSVHPDKVLTNFPVQHRNAVVTCQPAVGWFPWCGMLFHTLLLGVMRDYTKYANLSIRYTLTFDLHQTPGQAMKQKLINTVKAKCHAFFLEPKVNSAAVIQQTLYKAFLFTAHQFHSYNSCLPSRCRAQDNPAFFLTMIMDICHYPLLLVDAMVAKEVMSGQLPVSQDAVEWLCLQAFKSKLSSHRSVYFSLLKRLEKCIRTLEKNLDCKELQQVTSQQSVAEFQSILA; encoded by the exons ATGGGCAGACAAGAGAAG ACTGACATGAGCAGCACAGGAACCTCCATCAACTACAAACTGCAGAACCTGTTCAAAGTGCTGACATACGAGAAGGAAGCAGCGCCAGGCATGCTGGGAGCATCCGTGTTTGGGACAAACGACATCTACAAGAGGTGGACAGACTTTGTGGTCAAGCGCAAAGCTGCTGGGTGCACAGA tcccctgTACTTTGTGAAAGTGGATATCCAGCACTGTTTTGACAGCATCCCTCAGGACAAACTTCTAGAGGTTATGGCCAGTGTGCTCTCCAGAGGGTGTGACT atttaat CAGGAGGTATGCAAAAGTGGTAGCCACAAGAAAGAATGTTCAGTGCACCTTTGAGAAACACATTGCTGTGTTGGATGACTTCATCCCCTGCTTCAAGGCCTTCGTGTTACTGCAGAACCAATCAGGGAAGATGTATGACGCCATTGCTGTTGATCAG GTGATTCAGCACCATGCATCTCCCACCGTGATGTTGAGGCAGTTACAGCATCATGTACAGAACAACGTGATCCAGATCGGGGGGAGCTACTACCGTCAGATCAGCGGGATCAGTCAGGGATCCTGCCTGTCCACCCTGCTCTGTAGCTTCTTCTACGCTGACATGGAGAGGAGACATCTCTGTGGCATGGACACAGATGGG TTGCTGCTGCGTCTGGTGGATGACTTTCTGCTGGTGACCCCACATCTGGACCAGGCTACAGCCTTCCTCTGTACCATGTTGGATG GTATCCCTGATTATGGGTGCAGCGTACATCCGGACAAAGTCCTGACCAACTTCCCTGTCCAGCACAGGAATGCTGTGGTGACATGTCAGCCAGCAGTCGGCTGGTTCCCGTGGTGCGGCATGCTGTTCCACACTCTCCTGCTAGGGGTCATGAGAGACTACACAAAATATGCCAACCTGA GTATCAGGTacactttgacctttgacctccaccAGACTCCCGGTCAGGCCATGAAACAGAAGCTGATTAACACTGTCAAGGCCAAGTGTCACGCCTTCTTCCTGGAACCCAAG GTGAATTCAGCAGCTGTGATTCAACAGACTCTCTACAAGGCATTCCTGTTCACAGCCCACCAGTTCCACAGCTACAACAGCTGTCTGCCCTCCAGGTGCAGGGCTCAGGACAACCCTGCATTCTTCCTCA CAATGATCATGGACATCTGCCATTACCCCCTTCTACTGGTTGAtgcaatggtggcaaag GAAGTGATGTCAGGGCAGCTTCCTGTATCCCAGGATGCAGTGGAATG GTTGTGCCTGCAAGCCTTCAAGTCCAAACTGTCATCTCACCGATCAGTTTACTTCTCACTGCTCAAACGTCTGGAGAAATGTATCAGGACCTTGGAGAAGAACTTG GACTGTAAGGAACTGCAGCAGGTAACAAGCCAACAGAGTGTAGCAGAGTTCCAGTCCATCCTTGCCTAA
- the LOC118432127 gene encoding telomerase reverse transcriptase-like has protein sequence MGAELQTEVLFSNFVLVQIYLLLRAILHKVVPADLWGSRHNRVCFLTNVLLFLRMGRYERITLHQLMTGMRLTDCDWLKLDSNTVQEFHTRSAVLGKLVWWLFNNFVITVLRSYFYITETTTQRNQVLYYRSSLWKMLKTRFLRATELTQDDHTLVSLSEDKLLDEK, from the exons ATGGGTGCTGAACTCCAGACGGAAGTGTTGTTTTCCAATTTTGTGTTGGTACAGATCTATCTGCTGCTCCGAGCTATACTGCATAAAGTTGTTCCAGCAGACCTGTGGGGCTCCAGGCACAACAGAGTCTGCTTCCTGACCAATGTGTTACTGTTCCTGAGGATGGGTCGGTACGAGAGGATCACACTGCACCAACTCATGACAGGAATGAGG CTGACTGACTGTGACTGGCTGAAGTTGGACTCCAACACCGTGCAAGAATTCCACACCAGAAGTGCAGTTCTGGGCAAGCTTGTCTGGTGGCTCTTCAACAACTTTGTCATCACAGTACTCAGG TCTTACTTCTACATCACAGAGACAACAACTCAGAGGAATCAGGTTCTGTACTACAGGAGTTCTCTCTGGAAAATGTTAAAGACAAGATTTTTACGAGCAACTGAGTTGactcaagatgaccacacccttgtaaGCTTGTCAGAAGATAAGCTCCTAGATGAAAAATAA
- the LOC118432388 gene encoding uncharacterized protein LOC118432388 gives MAADREKQPNGSNSKAFSILQQLFPRVLSLQGYLSEQLSGRAVPVPLLQAGDSQEYTQLLQTTLVGLSAGHEPLPPRMSFEQVSNQSEVILRTIEKLCKSPRGPTKNVLTLGYRLASEKSRSFSVKAPCIEMVHPDDKIRKLDRRVWKILLSRIGDDVMTHLLGSCSLFLAAPPSCYIQITGFPLYDLHNDWHKVPVPEREIKTRTANRSLKYTSQLFKNCVIKKKVGHAKKKWRHHVKKCQRLLKTKGQQLDSSKHKQDTNLTQEKDHHALEVQQNAESATAKVLSISSKLKRGVKRKRPEELHVVVNPRQKIGRYEDKVASQDICVSADDICVSADELAGMTVRVDPAMPSCSHQPDMGHTQTALESRHQLDTEQTCSSHEGELDDCTRQNMQSTDSSSMLSDTGQTRLTGKKRKRCGKDHDRGVKRSRKDLTASKTETSKQGEQKRRRRKGFQGEADHEKNKRKSESQRKGKKELKVKLSTDAESRETLTARSTRQSETSNSIPDVPNAEQNSSYCFR, from the exons ATGGCGGCGGACAGGGAAAAACAGCCAAATGGGTCTAACAGCAAAG CCTTCAGCATCCTGCAGCAGCTGTTCCCCAGGGTGCTGTCCCTGCAGGGTTACCTCTCCGAGCAGCTGTCAGGGCGTGCTGTTCCTGTACCTCTACTGCAGGCTGGAGACAGTCAGGA GTACACCCAGCTACTCCAGACCACCCTAGTGGGCCTGTCTGCAGGACACGAGCCCCTCCCGCCGCGCATGTCGTTTGAGCAGGTGTCAAATCAAAGTGAAGTGATACTCAGGACAATCGAG AAGCTGTGCAAAAGTCCCAGAGGGCCCACGAAGAATGTGCTCACTTTAGGCTACAGGCTG GCAAGTGAGAAGAGCAGGAGTTTCTCTGTGAAAGCCCCGTGTATTGAGATGGTTCATCCAGATGACAAGATCAGGAAACTAGACAGAAGAGTGTGGAAGATTCTTCTTAGCAG GATTGGTGATGATGTCATGACCCATCTTCTTGGTAGCTGCTCTCTTTTTCTTGCAGCGCCCCCTAGCTGCTACATACAGATTACAG GTTTCCCTTTGTATGACCTGCACAATGATTGGCACAAAGTTCCAGTACCAGAAAGGGAAATAAAGACAAGGACAGCAAATAGGAGTTTGAAATATACCAGTCAGCTATTCAAAAATTGTGTGATCAAGAAAAAGGTTGGACATGCAAAGAAGAAATGGCGTCACCATGTGAAGAAATGCCAGCGTTTACTGAAAACAAAAGGACAGCAGCTGGATAGTAGTAAACACAAACAAGACACAAACCTGACACAGGAAAAGGATCATCATGCATTAGAAGTGCAGCAAAATGCAGAGAGTGCTACAGCAAAAGTGTTGTCTATATCTTCCAAGTTAAAGAGGGGGGTCAAAAGGAAACGCCCTGAGGAGTTACATGTTGTAGTTAATCCAAGGCAGAAAATTGGACGCTATGAAGACAAAGTTGCTTCACAAGACATCTGCGTGTCTGCAGATGACATCTGCGTGTCTGCAGATGAACTGGCGGGGATGACTGTCAGGGTGGATCCTGCCATGCCATCATGTTCTCATCAACCTGACATGGGGCATACGCAGACGGCACTTGAAAGTCGCCATCAGTTGGACACAGAACAAACGTGTTCATCTCATGAAGGTGAGCTCGATGACTGTACCAGACAGAATATGCAAAGCACAGACAGCAGTTCCATGCTATCTGACACAGGTCAGACAAGACTGACGGGTAAGAAAAGGAAACGTTGTGGGAAAGATCATGACAGAGGAGTTAAAAGATCAAGGAAAGATCTAACTGCATCCAAGACAGAAACAAGTAAACAGGGAGAACAaaagagaaggagaaggaaagGATTTCAAGGTGAAGCTGATCATGAAAAGAATAAGAGAAAGAGTGAGAgccaaaggaaaggaaagaaagaactTAAAGTGAAACTTTCTACAGATGCAGAAAGCAGGGAGACTCTGACAGCAAGGAGTACAAGACAATCAGAGACATCAAACA GTATTCCTGATGTCCCTAATGCTGAGCAGAACTCATCATACTGTTTCAGGTAA
- the LOC118432239 gene encoding uncharacterized protein LOC118432239: MAPCLAVVVTFLVTFVFLCSGQSICKPPTEEKCTCNQVVNVGTDDGLKSELDRLKIVVEQLSQKIANFSDDRVSTLEEQLAQERNRVNSIQDDLTHVQNATTQNVELAGKQKP, from the exons ATGGCGCCGTGTCTGGCTGTCGTCGTAACGTTTCTTGTGACGTTTGTGTTCCTGTGCTCTGGTCAATCCATCTGCAAGCCGCCGACAGAGGAGAAATGCACGTGTAACCAGGTAGTGAATGTCGGTACGGACGATGGGCTCAAGTCTGAATTGGATCGCCTGAAAATCGTTGTGGAGCAACTTTCACAGAAGATAGCAAATTTTTCAGACG ACCGAGTATCGACCCTTGAGGAACAACTGGCTCAGGAGCGAAACAGGGTGAATAGTATCCAGGACGACCTCACGCATGTGCAGAATGCCACGACCCAGAATGTCGAGTTAGCGGGAAAACAAAAACCGTAA